The following DNA comes from Streptococcus canis.
CAGGTCTGATTGAGATGCAAGATTTTGCGGAAGGAACCTCCAGTCGTTCCACCAAATTAGTTCATGGTGGGCTTCGTTACTTGAAACAATTTGACGTTGAAGTGGTTTCAGATACTGTTTCGGAACGGGCTGTGGTCCAACAAATTGCGCCTCACATTCCAAAACCAGACCCTATGTTATTACCTGTTTATGACGAACCAGGCAGTACCTTTAGCATGTTCCGTTTGAAGGTCGCTATGGATTTGTATGACCTTTTAGCAGGTGTGTCCAATACGCCAGCGGCCAACAAAGTTCTGACCAAAGAAGATGTTTTAAAACGAGAACCAGATTTGAAAGAAGAAGGCTTGCTTGGTGGCGGGGTTTACCTTGATTTCCGTAATAATGACGCAAGGCTTGTTATTGAAAATATCAAACGAGCTAATCGTGATGGCGCTCTTATTGCCAGCCATGTGAAAGCAGAAGATTTCTTGTTAGATGACAAAGGTCAGATTATTGGCGTTAAGGCGCGTGATTTGCTAACAGATCAAGAAATAATGATCAAGGCTAAATTAGTCATCAATACCACAGGACCATGGAGTGATGAGATTCGTCAATTCTCTCACAAGGGGCAACCAATTCATCAAATGCGTCCGACAAAAGGAGTGCATCTGGTGGTGGACCGTCAAAAATTACCAGTATCTCAACCTGTCTACGTTGACACTGGTTTAAATGATGGCCGTATGGTTTTTGTCTTGCCACGTGAAGAAAAAACTTATTTTGGAACAACGGACACGGATTATACTGGTGATTTGCAACACCCACAAGTTACCCAAGAAGATGTAGATTATTTGTTAGGTGTTGTCAATAATCGTTTTCCAAATGCCAACTTGACTATTGATGATATTGAAAGTAGTTGGGCTGGTCTTCGTCCATTATTATCAGGTAATAGTGCTTCTGACTACAATGGTGGAAACAGTGGTAAACTCAGTGATGATAGTTTTGATCACTTGATTAATACCGTTAAAGC
Coding sequences within:
- the glpO gene encoding type 1 glycerol-3-phosphate oxidase, with the translated sequence MEFSRETRRLALQKMQERDLDLLIIGGGITGAGVALQAAASGLETGLIEMQDFAEGTSSRSTKLVHGGLRYLKQFDVEVVSDTVSERAVVQQIAPHIPKPDPMLLPVYDEPGSTFSMFRLKVAMDLYDLLAGVSNTPAANKVLTKEDVLKREPDLKEEGLLGGGVYLDFRNNDARLVIENIKRANRDGALIASHVKAEDFLLDDKGQIIGVKARDLLTDQEIMIKAKLVINTTGPWSDEIRQFSHKGQPIHQMRPTKGVHLVVDRQKLPVSQPVYVDTGLNDGRMVFVLPREEKTYFGTTDTDYTGDLQHPQVTQEDVDYLLGVVNNRFPNANLTIDDIESSWAGLRPLLSGNSASDYNGGNSGKLSDDSFDHLINTVKAYIKHEDSREAVEKAIKQVETSTSEKELDPSAVSRGSSFDRDENGLFTLAGGKITDYRKMAEGALTVIIQTLKEEFGKSFKLINSKTYPVSGGEINPANVDSEIEAYAQLGTLSGLSMDDARYLANLYGSNAPKVFALTRQLTAAEGLSLAETLSLHYAMDYEMALKPTDYFLRRTNHLLFMRDSLDVLIDPVINEMAKHFEWSDQERAAQEEELRRVIAENDLSALKGHQEG